Proteins encoded in a region of the Novibacillus thermophilus genome:
- the atpG gene encoding ATP synthase F1 subunit gamma: MRDIKRRIRSVTNTRQITKAMEMVASAKLRRAQERVVASRPYADKMREVIASIASGARGNTHPMLEKRDVKRTGYLVITSDRGLAGGYNANVLRNLTRQIESRHDNAEEYVIFVIGRRGRDFLNRRGYPIIGEVTNLSDSPEFADVKDIVARAVQMFADEEYDELYIHYNRFVNAVTQKPTEKILLPLEGLQEGESEEKVLYDYEPSEEKVLAELLPKYAETLIYNAVLEAKASEFGARMTAMGNASDNASELIETLNLQFNRARQAAITQEIAEIVAGANAQA; this comes from the coding sequence ATGCGCGACATTAAGCGCCGTATACGCAGCGTCACCAATACGCGGCAGATTACGAAGGCGATGGAAATGGTCGCATCGGCCAAACTTCGCCGCGCCCAGGAAAGGGTTGTCGCCTCTCGGCCGTACGCGGACAAAATGCGCGAAGTTATCGCCAGCATCGCGTCGGGAGCCAGGGGCAACACCCACCCGATGTTGGAAAAACGCGACGTGAAGCGCACCGGCTACTTGGTCATCACGTCGGACCGAGGGCTGGCCGGAGGTTACAATGCCAACGTCCTGCGCAACTTGACGCGGCAGATTGAGAGTCGGCACGACAACGCGGAGGAGTATGTCATTTTTGTCATCGGGCGCAGAGGGCGAGACTTTCTCAATCGCCGTGGGTATCCGATCATCGGCGAAGTGACGAACCTCTCCGATTCACCTGAGTTCGCGGATGTGAAAGACATCGTGGCACGCGCGGTTCAGATGTTTGCCGACGAAGAATACGACGAATTGTACATCCACTACAACCGTTTCGTCAACGCCGTGACCCAAAAGCCGACAGAGAAGATCCTGCTGCCGCTGGAAGGACTGCAAGAAGGCGAATCGGAGGAAAAAGTGCTCTACGACTACGAGCCGTCGGAAGAAAAGGTGTTGGCCGAGTTGTTGCCGAAGTACGCTGAGACGTTAATATACAATGCAGTGTTGGAAGCGAAAGCGAGCGAATTCGGCGCCCGGATGACGGCCATGGGCAATGCGAGTGACAACGCCAGCGAATTGATCGAGACGTTGAACCTGCAGTTTAACAGGGCCAGACAGGCTGCCATTACGCAGGAAATCGCGGAGATCGTAGCGGGTGCCAACGCCCAAGCCTAA